The following proteins come from a genomic window of Anabas testudineus chromosome 3, fAnaTes1.2, whole genome shotgun sequence:
- the esrp2 gene encoding epithelial splicing regulatory protein 2 isoform X1: protein MASHSDTLVVFFGATAGANGGKLGSDEREIILLVWQIVDLHEKKVGKLHRCLVKPDTLELTDQCKEETGLSLDDTVTAEPLDKVLQQFHQSVSSEVKCLGRSSYTICVNSPLIIRQALHPEASKKNLVLPECFFSFVDLRKEFHKCCPSAGPVQKLTPASMLEYVGLPAVSEQLMGVREVRSMVQLILCILAEPYNHKFSCVETVKYKFDSGTCSKTEPVDSETVIRARGLPWQSSDQDIARFFKGLNIAKGGVALCLNAQGRRNGEALVRFINSEHRDLALERHKHHMGSRYIEVYKATGEEFLKIAGGTSNEVTQFLSKENQVIIRMRGLPFTATPQEVLSFLGPESPVTDGSEGLLFVKYPDGRPTGDAFVLFSCEEYAQNALKKHKQILGKRYIELFRSTAAEVQQVLNRYMSTPLISTLPPSPIVPVPVLATPPFLPAASSTRDCVRLRGLPYAAGIEDILEFMGEHTVDIKPHGVHMVLNQQGRPSGDAFIQMKSPEKAFMVAQKCHKKTMKDRYVEVFQCSTEEMSIVLMGGTLNRSGLSPPPCKLPCLSPPAAYTAFPTLPASLSEVALYQPPLLAAPRPPQTTAHNPAHTLAYYPPQPHLYMNMNMNYTAYYPSPPVSPSTVGYFAAPPGAVAAAVVAQPHPAAAAASPVLPQPGALVRMQGLPYNTGVKDILSFFQGYQIQPDAVLILYNFSGQCSGEALITFPSEEIARQAVAERSNHLFYGQQVHLVFCN, encoded by the exons ATGGCTTCGCACAGTGATACTCTGGTGGTGTTCTTTGGGGCAACAGCTGGTGCAAATGGGGGTAAACTGGGTTCGGATGAGAGGGAAATAATTCTGTTGGTGTGGCAAATTGTGGATCTACATGAGAAAAAG GTCGGGAAGCTTCACAGATGTCTTGTCAAGCCAGACACTTTGGAGTTGACAGACCAGTGTAAAGAGGAGACAGGACTGTCTCTGGACGACACCGTCACCGCCGAGCCCCTGGATAAAGTTCTGCAACAG TTCCACCAGTCGGTGTCATCAGAAGTGAAATGCCTCGGCAGGAGCTCTTACACAATCTGTGTCAACAGTCCCCTCATCATCCGACAGGCCCTCCACCCCGAAGCTTCCAAAAAG AATCTCGTCCTTCCtgaatgtttcttttcattCGTGGACCTGAGGAAAGAGTTTCACAAATGCTGCCCCAGTGCCGGCCCCGTGCAGAAGCTCACACCTGCCTCCATGCTGGAGT ATGTTGGTCTTCCTGCTGTGTCAGAGCAGCTGATGGGAGTGAGGGAGGTGAGGAGCATGGTGCAGCTGATACTCTGCATCCTGGCTGAGCCCTACA atCACAAGTTCTCCTGTGTTGAAACAGTGAAGTACAAGTTTGATTCCGGCACATG CAGTAAGACGGAGCCAGTGGACAGTGAGACAGTGATCAGAGCACGGGGGCTTCCATGGCAGTCATCAGACCAAGACATTGCTCGCTTCTTTAAAGGCCTCAATATTGCCAA AGGTGGCGTCGCTCTGTGTCTCAACGCTCAGGGCCGGAGGAACGGTGAGGCCTTAGTTCGTTTCATCAACTCGGAGCACAGGGACCTGGCCCTGGAGCGCCACAAGCATCACATGGGGAGCCGCTACATCGAG GTCTACAAGGCCACAGGAGAGGAGTTCCTCAAGATTGCTGGAG GCACGTCTAACGAGGTGACCCAGTTCCTGTCCAAGGAGAACCAGGTGATTATCCGAATGCGAGGGTTGCCGTTTACAGCCACGCCCCAGGAAGTGCTGTCTTTCCTTGGTCCCGAGAGCCCAGTTACAGATGGTTCGGAGGGCCTGCTCTTTGTCAAGTACCCTGACGGACGGCCTACTGGCGATGCTTTTGTGCTCTTCTCCTGCGAAGAATATGCCCAGAACGCCCTGAAGAAGCACAAGCAGATCCTGGGGAAGCGATATATTGAGCTGTTCCGAAGTACTGCAGCTGAGGTGCAACAG GTGCTGAACCGCTACATGTCCACACCTCTGATCTCCACACTGCCTCCATCACCCATTGTGCCCGTCCCCGTCCTCGCCACACCTCCCTTCCTTCCAGCGGCCAGCAGCACACGCGACTGTGTCCGCCTCCGTGGTCTGCCCTACGCTGCCGGCATTGAAGACATCCTGGAGTTTATGGGAGAGCACACTGTTGACATCAAACCCCACGGAGTCCACATGGTCCTCAACCAGCAG GGTCGGCCCTCTGGTGACGCCTTCATCCAAATGAAGTCACCTGAAAAGGCGTTTATGGTGGCCCAGAAGTGCCACAAAAAGACTATGAAGGACCGGTATGTGGAGGTGTTCCAGTGCTCCACTGAGGAGATGAGCATCGTGCTGATGGGAGGGACCCTGAACCGCAGCGGCCTCTCGCCTCCACCCTGCAAACTTCCCT GTCTGTCTCCCCCTGCAGCCTACACTGCCTTCCCCACCCTGCCTGCCAGTCTCTCTGAGGTTGCCCTCTATCAGCCTCCACTGCTGGCTGCTCCCAGACCGCCTCAGACCACCGCACACAACCCTGCTCACACTCTTGCCTACTACCCCCCTCAACCACACCTGTACATGAATATGAACATGAACTACACAGCGTACTACCCCAG CCCTCCAGTTTCTCCCTCTACAGTCGGCTACTTTGCAGCTCCACCAggagcagtggcagcagcagtcgTAGCCCAACCCCACCCTGCTGCAGCCGCAGCTTCTCCCGTGCTCCCCCAACCTGGTGCCCTGGTCAGGATGCAGGGTCTGCCTTACAATACTGGAGTGAAGGACATCCTCAGCTTTTTCCAGGGATATCAG ATCCAACCAGATGCCGTTCTCATCTTGTACAACTTCAGTGGCCAGTGCAGCGGCGAGGCCTTGATCACCTTCCCTAGCGAGGAGATCGCCAGACAGGCTGTAGCCGAGCGCTCCAACC
- the esrp2 gene encoding epithelial splicing regulatory protein 2 isoform X2, producing MASHSDTLVVFFGATAGANGGKLGSDEREIILLVWQIVDLHEKKVGKLHRCLVKPDTLELTDQCKEETGLSLDDTVTAEPLDKVLQQFHQSVSSEVKCLGRSSYTICVNSPLIIRQALHPEASKKNLVLPECFFSFVDLRKEFHKCCPSAGPVQKLTPASMLEYVGLPAVSEQLMGVREVRSMVQLILCILAEPYNHKFSCVETVKYKFDSGTCSKTEPVDSETVIRARGLPWQSSDQDIARFFKGLNIAKGGVALCLNAQGRRNGEALVRFINSEHRDLALERHKHHMGSRYIEVYKATGEEFLKIAGGTSNEVTQFLSKENQVIIRMRGLPFTATPQEVLSFLGPESPVTDGSEGLLFVKYPDGRPTGDAFVLFSCEEYAQNALKKHKQILGKRYIELFRSTAAEVQQVLNRYMSTPLISTLPPSPIVPVPVLATPPFLPAASSTRDCVRLRGLPYAAGIEDILEFMGEHTVDIKPHGVHMVLNQQGRPSGDAFIQMKSPEKAFMVAQKCHKKTMKDRYVEVFQCSTEEMSIVLMGGTLNRSGLSPPPCKLPCLSPPAAYTAFPTLPASLSEVALYQPPLLAAPRPPQTTAHNPAHTLAYYPPQPHLYMNMNMNYTAYYPSPPVSPSTVGYFAAPPGAVAAAVVAQPHPAAAAASPVLPQPGALVRMQGLPYNTGVKDILSFFQGYQYAPDEYSGVVQMSEQARSLIQPKEWLCL from the exons ATGGCTTCGCACAGTGATACTCTGGTGGTGTTCTTTGGGGCAACAGCTGGTGCAAATGGGGGTAAACTGGGTTCGGATGAGAGGGAAATAATTCTGTTGGTGTGGCAAATTGTGGATCTACATGAGAAAAAG GTCGGGAAGCTTCACAGATGTCTTGTCAAGCCAGACACTTTGGAGTTGACAGACCAGTGTAAAGAGGAGACAGGACTGTCTCTGGACGACACCGTCACCGCCGAGCCCCTGGATAAAGTTCTGCAACAG TTCCACCAGTCGGTGTCATCAGAAGTGAAATGCCTCGGCAGGAGCTCTTACACAATCTGTGTCAACAGTCCCCTCATCATCCGACAGGCCCTCCACCCCGAAGCTTCCAAAAAG AATCTCGTCCTTCCtgaatgtttcttttcattCGTGGACCTGAGGAAAGAGTTTCACAAATGCTGCCCCAGTGCCGGCCCCGTGCAGAAGCTCACACCTGCCTCCATGCTGGAGT ATGTTGGTCTTCCTGCTGTGTCAGAGCAGCTGATGGGAGTGAGGGAGGTGAGGAGCATGGTGCAGCTGATACTCTGCATCCTGGCTGAGCCCTACA atCACAAGTTCTCCTGTGTTGAAACAGTGAAGTACAAGTTTGATTCCGGCACATG CAGTAAGACGGAGCCAGTGGACAGTGAGACAGTGATCAGAGCACGGGGGCTTCCATGGCAGTCATCAGACCAAGACATTGCTCGCTTCTTTAAAGGCCTCAATATTGCCAA AGGTGGCGTCGCTCTGTGTCTCAACGCTCAGGGCCGGAGGAACGGTGAGGCCTTAGTTCGTTTCATCAACTCGGAGCACAGGGACCTGGCCCTGGAGCGCCACAAGCATCACATGGGGAGCCGCTACATCGAG GTCTACAAGGCCACAGGAGAGGAGTTCCTCAAGATTGCTGGAG GCACGTCTAACGAGGTGACCCAGTTCCTGTCCAAGGAGAACCAGGTGATTATCCGAATGCGAGGGTTGCCGTTTACAGCCACGCCCCAGGAAGTGCTGTCTTTCCTTGGTCCCGAGAGCCCAGTTACAGATGGTTCGGAGGGCCTGCTCTTTGTCAAGTACCCTGACGGACGGCCTACTGGCGATGCTTTTGTGCTCTTCTCCTGCGAAGAATATGCCCAGAACGCCCTGAAGAAGCACAAGCAGATCCTGGGGAAGCGATATATTGAGCTGTTCCGAAGTACTGCAGCTGAGGTGCAACAG GTGCTGAACCGCTACATGTCCACACCTCTGATCTCCACACTGCCTCCATCACCCATTGTGCCCGTCCCCGTCCTCGCCACACCTCCCTTCCTTCCAGCGGCCAGCAGCACACGCGACTGTGTCCGCCTCCGTGGTCTGCCCTACGCTGCCGGCATTGAAGACATCCTGGAGTTTATGGGAGAGCACACTGTTGACATCAAACCCCACGGAGTCCACATGGTCCTCAACCAGCAG GGTCGGCCCTCTGGTGACGCCTTCATCCAAATGAAGTCACCTGAAAAGGCGTTTATGGTGGCCCAGAAGTGCCACAAAAAGACTATGAAGGACCGGTATGTGGAGGTGTTCCAGTGCTCCACTGAGGAGATGAGCATCGTGCTGATGGGAGGGACCCTGAACCGCAGCGGCCTCTCGCCTCCACCCTGCAAACTTCCCT GTCTGTCTCCCCCTGCAGCCTACACTGCCTTCCCCACCCTGCCTGCCAGTCTCTCTGAGGTTGCCCTCTATCAGCCTCCACTGCTGGCTGCTCCCAGACCGCCTCAGACCACCGCACACAACCCTGCTCACACTCTTGCCTACTACCCCCCTCAACCACACCTGTACATGAATATGAACATGAACTACACAGCGTACTACCCCAG CCCTCCAGTTTCTCCCTCTACAGTCGGCTACTTTGCAGCTCCACCAggagcagtggcagcagcagtcgTAGCCCAACCCCACCCTGCTGCAGCCGCAGCTTCTCCCGTGCTCCCCCAACCTGGTGCCCTGGTCAGGATGCAGGGTCTGCCTTACAATACTGGAGTGAAGGACATCCTCAGCTTTTTCCAGGGATATCAG TACGCCCCTGACGAGTACAGCGGCGTGGTTCAGATGAGCGAACAGGCCAGGAGTCTGATTCAGCCCAAAGAATGGCTTTGTCTTTAG
- the si:dkey-148a17.6 gene encoding leukotriene B4 receptor 1, with product MNLSAEQSSLYIMDTDDFDTGTLVACVILGLSFLVGVPGNLLVIWTILRHVKQRSHTIVLILHLAAADLLVVITLPLWIYSLARSWVFGEAFCKGMVYIINACMYSSVFLITVMSVERFVAVRYPFASAEWKRKKALDKVLLVLWTAAFLFSIPVIPTQVVGNNSGEDRCLSREYTSVTQELMCLLLETLVGYILPFSILVVCYGCLCSRITQMTFKSKRKSTVLIASVVVVFAICWTPHHIGNVLFFVYMAIEHPFPNTGHSLEEVRSTMTFVAGAMVFISSTVNPILYMFAARSFRSSLRDTGIQKLFHHISSTSPGEGNREMSYVSKRHSNQTNSSQCTLESKDQMDILMNMCEKNPS from the coding sequence ATGAACCTCTCAGCAGAACAATCTTCTTTATACATAATGGACACTGACGACTTCGACACTGGGACACTGGTAGCTTGTGTGATCCTGGGCCTGTCCTTCCTCGTAGGAGTTCCAGGGAACCTGCTGGTGATCTGGACTATTCTGAGACACGTCAAGCAGCGTTCCCACACCATAGTGCTCATCCTGCACCTGGCTGCTGCAGACCTGCTGGTCGTCATCACCCTGCCTCTGTGGATCTACTCCCTGGCCCGCTCCTGGGTGTTTGGTGAGGCCTTCTGTAAAGGCATGGTCTACATCATCAACGCCTGTATGTACAGCAGCGTGTTCCTCATCACTGTGATGAGCGTGGAGCGTTTTGTGGCTGTGCGTTACCCCTTTGCCTCAGCTGAATGGAAGAGGAAAAAGGCCCTGGATAAGGTTCTGCTGGTCCTATGGACTGCAGCGTTCCTGTTCAGCATCCCTGTGATACCAACACAGGTTGTTGGTAACAATTCTGGTGAGGACAGATGTCTGTCCAGGGAGTACACCTCTGTGACCCAGGAGCTGATGTGCCTGCTGCTAGAGACGCTGGTGGGCTACATACTGCCCTTCTCCATCCTGGTGGTGTGCTACGGCTGCCTGTGCAGCCGGATCACTCAGATGACGTTCAAGTCCAAACGCAAGTCTACTGTTCTTATAGCCAGTGTAGTGGTCGTGTTTGCCATTTGCTGGACGCCTCATCACATTGGAAATGTCCTCTTCTTCGTCTACATGGCCATCGAACACCCCTTCCCCAATACAGGACATAGTTTGGAGGAAGTCAGGAGCACCATGACCTTCGTCGCAGGAGCGATGGTCTTCATCAGCAGCACCGTTAACCCCATCCTTTACATGTTTGCCGCTCGTTCCTTCAGGAGCTCCCTGCGTGACACCGGCATCCAGAAGCTCTTCCACCACATCTCCAGCACATCTCCAGgtgagggaaacagagagatgtCCTACGTGTCCAAACGGCACAGCAACCAGACCAACAGCTCTCAGTGTACGCTGGAGTCAAAAGACCAGATGGACATCTTAATGAATATGTGTGAGAAGAATCCATCCTGA
- the LOC113174537 gene encoding leukotriene B4 receptor 1-like, translated as MNLSAEQSSLYIMDTDDFDTGTLVACVILGLSFLVGVPGNLLVIWTILKHVKQRSHTIVLILHLAAADLLVVVTLPLWIYSLARSWVFGEASCKAMVYTVSVCMFSSIFFITLMSVARFLSIYYPFKMMHWKTKSAMNISPAVLWLLALLLGVPSAVTQTLNDIDGTEQCFSKEFSSVIQAILFLCLEILGGFVIPLIILIICYCLVAAKLQKMTFNSKQKSMFLVHTVVIVFSLCWLPYHIINIIDFVCVLGSGTDHNCVPQSIVFSSGALVFISSSVNPVLYCFFASNFKKSLNESRLVRLFQEVASQTIKLRELVIQQQSGQRAADAQEELVCPRYKGIPEIVI; from the coding sequence ATGAACCTCTCAGCAGAACAATCTTCTTTATACATAATGGACACTGACGACTTCGACACTGGGACACTGGTAGCTTGTGTGATCCTGGGCCTGTCCTTCCTCGTAGGAGTTCCAGGGAACCTGCTGGTGATCTGGACTATTCTGAAACACGTCAAGCAGCGTTCCCACACCATAGTGCTCATCCTGCACCTGGCTGCTGCAGACCTGCTGGTCGTGGTCACCCTGCCTCTGTGGATCTACTCCCTGGCCCGCTCCTGGGTGTTTGGTGAGGCCTCCTGTAAAGCCATGGTCTACACTGTGAGTGTCTGTATGTTCAGCAGCATCTTCTTCATCACCCTCATGAGTGTGGCCCGctttctatctatctactaTCCTTTTAAGATGATGCACTGGAAAACCAAGAGCGCTATGAATATAAGTCCTGCAGTTCTGTGGCTCCTTGCTCTGCTTCTAGGAGTTCCCTCAGCAGTGACCCAGACTTTAAATGACATTGATGGAACTGAGCAGTGTTTTTCCAAAGAGTTCAGCTCTGTGATTCAAGCCATCCTCTTCTTATGCCTGGAGATTTTGGGCGGCTTCGTCATTCCTTTAATCATTCTTATTATCTGCTACTGTCTGGTAGCTGCTAAGCTCCAGAAGATGACTTTCAACTCCAAACAGAAATCCATGTTCCTAGTCCACACTGTGGTAATAGTCTTCAGTCTGTGCTGGTTGCCTTATCATATTATCAACATCATTGACTTTGTTTGCGTCCTCGGATCAGGTACAGATCATAACTGTGTGCCTCAGAGTATTGTCTTCAGCTCTGGTGCCCTTGTATTCATCAGCAGTTCAGTGAATCCTGTATTATACTGTTTCTTTGCAAGCAATTTTAAAAAGAGTCTCAATGAGTCCAGACTGGTCAGGCTGTTCCAGGAAGTGGCCTCTCAAACCATCAAACTGAGGGAGCTGGTAATACAGCAGCAGAGCGGGCAGAGGGCAGCAGACGCACAGGAAGAGCTGGTGTGTCCTCGATACAAGGGAATCCCTGAAATTGTGATTTGA
- the zdhhc7 gene encoding palmitoyltransferase ZDHHC7, which translates to MQSSNHRLRDMEQHHPLLSAGADVETGSLAGGVMVGGPHAGHTAGNRTLWFIQDSCGMVCATMTWFLVLYAEFVVNFVMLLPAKNFWYSLLNGATFNSLAVLALASHLRTMLTDPGAVPKGNATKEYMESLQLKPGEVIYKCPKCCSIKPERAHHCSICKRCIRKMDHHCPWVNNCVGEKNQRFFVLFTMYIALISAHALGLSGMHFFTCVKVQWNECSDFSPGASVLLLIFLCLEAILFLTFTAVMFGTQIHSICNDETEIERLKNEKPTWERRMRWDGMKSVFGGPPSLLWCNPFTGLRLRRLLLLTHVRRGGSEFSV; encoded by the exons ATGCAGTCTTCAAATCACCGACTGCGAGATATGGAGCAGCACCACCCACTGCTGTCGGCAGGTGCAGATGTGGAGACGGGGAGCCTTGCAGGTGGAGTGATGGTCGGGGGTCCACATGCTGGCCACACAGCAGGGAACCGCACACTGTGGTTCATTCAGGACAGCTGTGGTATGGTGTGTGCAACGATGACCTGGTTCCTGGTGCTTTATGCTGAATTTGTGGTGAACTTCGTCATGTTGCTGCCCGCCAAGAACTTCTGGTACTCGCTGCTGAACGGGGCCACCTTCAACTCCCTGGCTGTGCTTGCATTGGCCTCACATCTGCGCACCATGTTGACTGACCCG GGTGCAGTTCCTAAAGGCAATGCAACCAAGGAGTACATGGAGAGCTTGCAGCTGAAGCCTGGTGAGGTCATCTACAAGTGCCCAAAGTGCTGCAGCATCAAGCCTGAGAGGGCACACCACTGCAG TATTTGTAAAAGATGCATTCGGAAGATGGATCACCACTGTCCTTGGGTCAATAACTGTGTGGGAGAAAAGAATCAGAgattctttgttcttttcact ATGTACATAGCCCTGATTTCTGCCCATGCCCTGGGCCTCAGCGGTATGCACTTCTTCACCTGTGTTAAAGTACAGTGGAACG AGTGCAGTGATTTCTCTCCAGGAGCGTCTGTGCTGCTCCTGATCTTCCTCTGCCTTGAAGCCATCCTTTTCCTCACTTTTACAGCTGTGATGTTTGGTACACAGATCCACTCCATCTGCAATGACGAGACG GAGATTGAACGTCTTAAAAATGAGAAGCCAACATGGGAGCGGCGCATGAGATGGGATGGGATGAAATCTGTTTTTGGGGGTCCGCCCTCTCTGCTGTGGTGCAATCCGTTCACGGGCCTTCGTCTGCGGCGCTTGTTGCTATTGACCCATGTTCGCCGGGGCGGGTCAGAGTTTTCTGTCTGA